A window of the Parambassis ranga chromosome 17, fParRan2.1, whole genome shotgun sequence genome harbors these coding sequences:
- the dhrs1 gene encoding dehydrogenase/reductase SDR family member 1, which translates to MSLSGWVCVVTGASRGIGRGIALQLSEAGATVYITGRQEKTLKQTAAEVNERGGRCVPVVCDSTKNEDIEDLFERIKREQNGRLDILVNNAYAGVHAIFDNMGKKFWETDPSIWDDINDTGLRGHYFFSVYASRLMVAQGWGLIVTISSMGGMRYIFNVPYGVGKAACDRLAADMAVELKSRGVTSVSLWPGAVQTELISEFILQKDVPQGADSKVKDAFANGETTELSGRCIVNLAKDKSLMSMTGKVIMTSDLARRYGIKDVDGRSVTDYTSLKFLLTQVPYLSWLSPVVPSFIRVPRFVLTLACSRF; encoded by the exons ATGTCTCTGTCTGGCTGGGTGTGTGTAGTAACAGGTGCCTCCAGGGGCATTGGCCGGGGAATAGCTCTTCAGCTTTCTGAGGCGGGAGCCACTGTCTACATCACAGGGCGCCAGGAGAAGACTCTGAAACAAACCGCCGCAGAG GTGAATGAGAGGGGTGGGAGGTGTGTCCCTGTTGTCTGTGATTCTACCAAAAATGAAGACATCGAGGATCTGTTTGAGAGGATCAAACGCGAACAGAACGGCAGGTTGGACATCCTGGTTAACAACGCCTATGCTGGAGTACAT GCTATATTCGACAACATGGGTAAGAAGTTCTGGGAAACTGACCCATCTATTTGGGATGACATCAACGACACAGGCCTCAG GGGGCACTATTTCTTCTCCGTGTATGCATCACGGTTGATGGTGGCTCAAGGTTGGGGTTTGATAGTGACCATTTCATCAATGGGAGGGATGCGGTATATCTTCAATGTGCCATATGGTGTTGGTAAAGCAGCG TGTGACAGGCTGGCCGCGGACATGGCTGTGGAGCTGAAGAGTCGGGGTGTTACTTCTGTGTCCCTGTGGCCAGGAGCTGTACAAACAGAGCTGATATCTGAGTTCATACTACAGAAAGATGTACCACAAGGTGCAGACTCCAAG GTTAAAGATGCATTTGCAAATGGAGAAACCACAGAACTGAGTGGGAGGTGCATTGTCAACCTGGCAAAAG ACAAAAGTCTGATGTCAATGACCGGGAAGGTTatcatgacctctgacctggcGAGGCGCTACGGGATAAAGGATGTTGATG GGCGGAGCGTTACCGATTATACTTCCCTGAAATTCCTCCTGACCCAGGTCCCATATCTCTCCTGGCTCTCACCTGTCGTCCCTTCGTTCATACGCGTGCCACGCTTTGTGCTCACCCTGGCATGTAGCCGCTTCTAA